A stretch of DNA from Spirosoma endbachense:
CTGAGCCACCGTGTAGTAAACCGAAGCGGGTGTATCAGAACGCCAGTTGTAATCCCGCGGACCTGTGGGAACACCATCCCGACTGTAGGCTACACTTTCCTGCAAAGGGCCATCGTTTAGGGTTTTCACCAACGAACCCGCAATCGCATATACTTCTGTTTTCAGCGGAAAACGGCGAACAGGCACTAAGTACGAAAACGGTGTATGCACCGTCTCGATCATCACGTACTGGCCATCCGGCGATGGTTCTGCCGAGAGAATGATTCCTGGCTGACCAATGTTTGTGGCGACCCCATCCAGGCTCATTCGAACGACCTGAGCATTGGTGTAATAGGCAAACTGACGCTCGTCGGACGGATTTTTAAGCAAGTCCTGATAGGTAGGAGCCTGTCCACGTTTGCCGCCAACGTTTTCCTGAGTGGTTGGGCTGCTTGGCACACGACTGACTTCGGGAGCAGTGCCTCTTGTCGGCGAAATCGTCTTGACGATCAGGCTTTTGCTGTCAGACACCCAACGATATGGGATACCCAACGTGGCGTTGAGAGCCAGTGAACCAACTTTTTTTGCGGTAGCGGTGGCTACATCCGCAATATAAAAGTCGATCTGACTATCAGTCGAATTGGCGAACGCAATCTTGGTTTCGTCGGGCGACCACTGCACATAGCTAATCTGAGGTGTAGCGGGTAGGCCGGTAATGGCCTTTTCGTCTTTATCCGTCAGTTTTTTCAGCTTCAGGCCCGTTATATAGGGCATACGGCTGGGACCACTGTTTGCCGGATTCAGGCGTAAACCTGCCAGTTTGAGTTCGGGTTGCGACAGTTCGGCAATCGTAGGAACAGACGCCTGTTCGAAGATAAGCATCATGTCGCCCTTTGCCGACATTCTCACTGTGGGCGTAGGCGGTACGGTTACCAGATCGGCCAGCACTTTGGGCGGAGTCTGGTAAGTGGGGGCATCCTGCGCACGGCTAACGAGCGAAAAGGTAGACCCTAAAATCAGCCAAAGCCACAGACTTTGGCGTGCCATACTTAGATTATAACGCATATAGAAATCGATTGTGTTAGGTTAATTGAGTTAAAATGAATTACGATTAATAGTTATGGACTTTCGCTCAGAACCGTGCCACGGTTACTAAAGATGAGCCAACAAACCGTGGCACGGTTCTGAGCGAAAGTCCTATGTTAAAAACTGCGGGCTACTTCTTAAAATGAAATTCGGTAGCCTACTTTCTTATAATTTTCGTTCGGGCTAATGTCCGACCCATTTCCTTCCAGAGTCAGAACCAGATCAACGGTTTTGGTCGTCGTTGAAGTCGGTGGTGTGCCGTTCAAAACCTCGACAACACAATTCCCCAAACTGGAATTGGCAGGAATGGTAAAGGTCCCTCCTTTCAGGTTGTAATGCACCCCTTCAACAGCGGTCGTATTGTCTTTATCGACCGAAAATTTAATAACTTCCTCTTTACTCCGTTGTGGCCCCACCAGATTCACCTGAGTAGTCTGATTGCCAGCCCCGTTCTTAATGGGCAACAGCGGATATGTTTTTCCAACGGCCAGTGAGGTAACAACCGTAGCCTGAAATTCAACGACCGTTTTTTTATTCCACAGGAAATCACTTTCCTCAAAGCAGGAAGTTTGTGTAAATAGGATAAAACCTATCAGCATGAAACGCAGGAGTGTTTTCATAGCAAAGTAGTAATAGTGTTAAGAACACTGAGTCAGTGGCTCAGTAGTTATAATTTTGTTTTAGCTTGGGATTGTTATTGATTTCGGCAATCGGAATCCGGGCCAGAATGCGATAATCAGTAAAAGGAACCGTTGTGGGCAGTTTGACAATGTCGCGGCCCAGTCGTTTCAAATCCCAGAAGCGATGTCCTTCAAAAGCAAATTCGAGTCGGCGCTGTTTAATGATTTCGTCCAGCAAAGCGGCACCTGTCAGGGTGGTTTTTTCGGCTAAACCCGACCGCGTCCGGATCGTATTCAAATCTTTAATGGCATCGGCTTCTTTTCCTAAGCGATAATACGCTTCGGCCCGGTTGAGGTACATTTCCGAAATACGGATCACCGGAACGTTATCGAGGTTGATGGTGCCATTCTTACCCAGAAACTTCGTCGTTTCGGTGTTTACAGCGCCCCGACCGCTGGTTCCCAGCTCGTAGAGCTGCCGACGAATGTCCAGTACAGCACCCGACGCATCTTTTTCTGACTCTAAGTCGGCCAGGAGTGCCACGGTCGGTACCAGATCGCCAAAACCACCGGTAGTCGTGCGGTTTCCAACGGCCGTCAGTGTCGTAAAGGTTGTTTGTAGCGACGTATTAACGCCGATATTTTCACTCGTTTGAAAGTTAATTTCAAACATCGATTCGGGGTTAATAGCTGTTCGCCAGCCAGCAATGTAATTGGCTTTCGGTTGAAATGTACCGATCCCGGAAGCCAATGCTTTGGTTGCAAAATCAGCGGCCTCCTGGTATTTTCCGGCATAGAGTGCTACTCGCGAATAAAGTGCCTGAGCAGCGCCCTGCGTAGCGTAGATCGGCCCTCTTGTTTTAGCCGTAGCACTTAGTTTATCGATAGCAGCGGTCAGGTCGGCCAGGATCTGGGTATATACGGCATCCGTAGCTGCCCGATCCGGATAGGTTACCTGAGGCAAGGTCAATACCCCTGACAAAATCAACGGAACACCACCCCGATTATAATCACTGATGGTGGCTGTTGGCATGTACGCATAGACTTTAACCAGGTCGAAATACATTAAAGCCCTCAGGAACAGACACTGGCCCTCATACGAATTGCGTAAGGCATCGGTCAGCTTAACTTTAGTCAGTGCGTCGAGAACCAGATTAGCCTGGTTAATCCCGTAATAGTCCTGAGTCCAGTTAATCATGTGTGCACCCGATTGATTCTGGTACTCTGGCACAAGACGGCTTGAGTTGTTGGTGGCACGCCCGTTATCGGAAAGGGCCTCAGGAAGCGCAATCAAATCACGGCCATACAGATCCGTACTTTGCAACGCATCATAAACCGCATTGACAGCCGCATTGATGGCTTCCTGTGAGGTGAGTGCCGTACCGGAATCAATCGATGTCCTTGGTTTCACTTCAATTAAACTACTGCAGGCAGCAAGTCCCCACGTCATAATAGCCGTGGCAAGCACCCGTTTAAACGTGTATATTTTCATAATCGGAATGTCAAAAGATAAATAATTAGAAACCTACCTCAATCCCAAATGTGTACGTCTTTGACTGGGGAATAGCACCCGTATTGCCCGATCCGAAGTTGAGGAATTCGGGATCATAGCCGGTCCATTTGGTCCAGGTAACCAGGTTGGTGGCCACAGCGTAAAGGCGAATATTCTGAATCACCTTTGTACGGGTAAGGATCGCTTTCGGAACCGTATAGGCTAGCTGCACCTGCTTTAAGCGAATGTAGGAAGCATCTTCAATGGTACGGCTCGTACTGGAAACATACGAAGAACCCAATACTTCAGCTCCTCCGTTATACGGACGGGGAACATCGGTGATCTGGCCGGGTGCGAGCCAGCGATTCTCATACGTCGATACCAGGGTGTTTACATTCCGGGTTCCATCGTCGATCAGCGAAAGGCCCTGAGAGTTGTTTGCCCGACGACCGAATTCATACTGGAAGAACGCGGTCAGCTCCAGCCCTTTATACGAGATCTGGTTCCGAAATCCACCGTAGATGTTCGCAAAATCTGATCCGGCGTATTTCGAATCACGTGGGGTCTGGTACGTATAAACGACGTTGCCATTCTGGTCATACCACATGGCACGACCTGTTGCAGGGTTTACACCCGCATACAACGGCACATAGTTTGCGTAAACAGGCTTGCCGACGATGAAATTTCGGG
This window harbors:
- a CDS encoding DUF4843 domain-containing protein, which produces MKTLLRFMLIGFILFTQTSCFEESDFLWNKKTVVEFQATVVTSLAVGKTYPLLPIKNGAGNQTTQVNLVGPQRSKEEVIKFSVDKDNTTAVEGVHYNLKGGTFTIPANSSLGNCVVEVLNGTPPTSTTTKTVDLVLTLEGNGSDISPNENYKKVGYRISF
- a CDS encoding RagB/SusD family nutrient uptake outer membrane protein — its product is MKIYTFKRVLATAIMTWGLAACSSLIEVKPRTSIDSGTALTSQEAINAAVNAVYDALQSTDLYGRDLIALPEALSDNGRATNNSSRLVPEYQNQSGAHMINWTQDYYGINQANLVLDALTKVKLTDALRNSYEGQCLFLRALMYFDLVKVYAYMPTATISDYNRGGVPLILSGVLTLPQVTYPDRAATDAVYTQILADLTAAIDKLSATAKTRGPIYATQGAAQALYSRVALYAGKYQEAADFATKALASGIGTFQPKANYIAGWRTAINPESMFEINFQTSENIGVNTSLQTTFTTLTAVGNRTTTGGFGDLVPTVALLADLESEKDASGAVLDIRRQLYELGTSGRGAVNTETTKFLGKNGTINLDNVPVIRISEMYLNRAEAYYRLGKEADAIKDLNTIRTRSGLAEKTTLTGAALLDEIIKQRRLEFAFEGHRFWDLKRLGRDIVKLPTTVPFTDYRILARIPIAEINNNPKLKQNYNY